A genomic region of Bernardetia sp. ABR2-2B contains the following coding sequences:
- a CDS encoding IS4 family transposase, with product MLYQPLEHWSEREFMGCGVEDLREAKSISKMADKLLATPENSFSSSVGNSLRKAAWRIFSKEEVDISYGHYRQSSLRCSSESMVLVHQDTTDLNFGGHLASEGLGDLGGSTGKPILGLCVHSALVTTEAGIPLGLISQKIWAPTVGSKEKKVIPHLPIEEKESYRWLEALQDISHRLKDVSKVIVVSDRESDFYEYIDATRGRNVELLFRVHHLRRRVYANGEKIALGQVSFSSLSEIDVFLPKSKTREARRARLTISWGDIICPPSQRKKGSEHPLSLIIAKEMHPPKDQEAVEWYLLTTQKIVTLQQALLCIEHYKKRWTIERWHYVLKQGLRVEKLQFDTFTSLSNAISLLSIVAWQLYLLKKLAEDYEDISADQVLTKIQLEVLGKQSQKKIRYLQEALIRIAVLGGFTPSKKQPLPGEMTIWKGYKMLSLIVQGYKLANPKKYGTG from the coding sequence ATGTTATATCAACCTTTGGAACATTGGAGCGAACGAGAATTTATGGGTTGTGGTGTTGAAGACTTACGAGAAGCGAAGAGTATTTCGAAGATGGCAGATAAATTATTAGCTACTCCAGAAAACTCTTTCAGTAGTAGCGTAGGTAATAGCCTACGAAAAGCAGCTTGGCGTATTTTTTCAAAGGAAGAAGTAGATATTAGCTACGGACATTATCGTCAATCTTCTCTTCGTTGTTCTTCTGAATCTATGGTTTTGGTTCACCAGGATACAACAGATTTGAATTTTGGAGGTCATTTGGCTAGTGAAGGTTTAGGTGACTTAGGAGGTAGTACTGGCAAGCCTATTCTAGGTCTTTGTGTTCATAGTGCTTTAGTTACTACGGAAGCAGGTATTCCTTTGGGTTTGATTTCACAAAAGATATGGGCGCCTACAGTGGGCAGTAAAGAAAAAAAAGTAATTCCTCACCTTCCAATAGAAGAAAAAGAAAGTTATCGTTGGTTAGAGGCTCTACAAGATATTAGCCATCGTTTAAAAGATGTTTCTAAGGTAATTGTAGTTTCTGATAGAGAGAGTGATTTTTATGAATATATTGATGCTACTCGTGGTAGAAATGTGGAGTTGTTATTTAGAGTGCATCATTTACGTCGTAGAGTATATGCAAATGGAGAGAAGATAGCTCTAGGGCAAGTTAGTTTTTCATCATTATCAGAGATAGATGTTTTTCTACCTAAGAGCAAAACTAGAGAAGCTAGAAGAGCTCGTCTTACAATAAGCTGGGGAGATATTATTTGCCCACCTTCGCAAAGGAAAAAGGGATCAGAACATCCTTTATCTCTTATTATAGCTAAAGAAATGCACCCTCCCAAAGATCAAGAGGCAGTAGAATGGTATCTACTAACCACTCAAAAAATAGTTACCCTTCAACAGGCACTTCTTTGTATAGAACACTACAAAAAACGTTGGACTATTGAGCGTTGGCATTATGTGCTTAAACAGGGTTTACGAGTAGAAAAACTACAGTTTGATACATTTACTTCACTATCTAATGCTATAAGCTTACTCTCCATTGTAGCTTGGCAACTTTATTTGCTCAAAAAACTGGCAGAAGACTATGAAGATATTTCTGCTGATCAAGTATTGACAAAGATACAACTAGAGGTGTTAGGAAAACAAAGTCAGAAAAAAATACGCTACCTTCAAGAGGCTTTGATACGCATCGCTGTGTTAGGTGGATTTACACCATCTAAAAAACAACCTCTACCTGGCGAAATGACAATATGGAAAGGGTATAAGATGCTTAGTTTAATAGTTCAAGGCTATAAACTGGCTAACCCAAAAAAATATGGGACAGGATAA